The Xiphias gladius isolate SHS-SW01 ecotype Sanya breed wild chromosome 7, ASM1685928v1, whole genome shotgun sequence genome window below encodes:
- the zc3h4 gene encoding LOW QUALITY PROTEIN: zinc finger CCCH domain-containing protein 4 (The sequence of the model RefSeq protein was modified relative to this genomic sequence to represent the inferred CDS: deleted 2 bases in 1 codon) has translation MAVESMTVHLNSPTTNHEHNSLLTDERPEDGELEEGELEDDGGELEEQEMLGGASAAGGGGDMGDEAGGGGEAGGEGAGERPRRSRERHASSDSDDERSHRRKRKRKKDREREREKRRSKKKRKSKHKRHASSDDDHTDFSDDSDYSPSEKRKYREYSPQYPPSSHGGYGGPKKGGYMKMDKQSYGGYDDYEDDNYEGEEDEDMVDEDYDDFTKELNQYRKAKEGGGGRGGRGGKGRMKNQRGRGGMRGGRRGRGGGRGRGGRGGGGKMGGDDDGDGYGDDLEYGDDDYDNMGDDDYDDYSKELNQYKKSKDRGRGGKGGRGRGRGKGGRGMIRGGKGRNRGRGRGDMGNDDDNNGDMDNGDGGGLDGPGVGRRNQNEKHQDKKGKAICKYYIEGRCTWGDHCNFSHDIELPKKKELCKFYITGFCARADHCPYMHGEFPCKLFHTTGNCVNGDECMFSHEALNDDTQELLNKMLAEDAEAGAEDEKEVEELKKQGINPLPKPPPGVGLLPTPPRPVPVDANTGAGDFCPPVPVDFGGLPGPNQGPVASKGPPGPGPVPGPNQCAGPPVHGPDGSPFQGGPPNPSGPPPHMGPPPPCSGGGGGMGKKIPSLFEIKVQPTGQLAQKLAVRSQTPSGNQGQAAAPGPQGAPGATPTRFPAPPGMMSPDMQNMGPNLGMNQGPPNMVPGGPPMMGGFASGDCPPHGGPMPPAPTQGGGNFFNNFFNQQEGMKMEGVVQEGDNYQGFAGMDERGGAGKFGNQSGGQDGSANGASASQGGISVPDFLPPAQRVLFMRIQQKQQEEEERARRMAEGGSEKSRDTEGDSGNWYSSEDEDGGGSVTSILKTLRQQTQAPQKSDGPPSDPRLQKASPANPPARPADPRLARDPRLARAVESAQMSDPTHSMPTPSSSGPPADPRLARLAAAASVGATSHSPPATKAEPPLVYKPPPLTTPTVDEEETERVLRDKPVPIPLDPLMGMALRDPRSQLQQFSHIKKDIVLHMPAFAKTITWSPEDLLPLPIPKQDLLPLPPGIPPVSSLDPRLSRAQQQPHTSLPLSQPPPVQSPPSLDPPAPSSSTSSLPDFELLSRILKTVNSSPSQTPSPPLLPTPAAPMSLLGPPPAVPPVPAEKPADPRVARKGPTDPRLQPQKSALKQPSEPAPPPVTSVSPATTSSPPTIAPYDPRLLSSGGAGRGVGAGAPGGASVLSSISLYDPRTNKPGSPGTSSGSNNSPNSVSTESKPSEPTTGKPKSKEPLFVRKSALDQPEPEKSGEQGTDRYNSYNRPRPKPAPSPNSTAQGGPIAAGAAAAGGQGAPGAAADQGPAGVHNLPVSSLFGVVKQATKPGGTSSPFGGNSPAQPDQAATEQDNASLKDVFKGFDPTASPFCQ, from the exons GCCAGAGGATGGAGAGCTGGAGGAAGGCGAGCTCGAAGATGATGGGGGAGAACTGGAGGAGCAGGAAATGCTTGGAGGTGCgtctgcagcaggaggaggtggagataTGGGTGATGAAGCAGGCGGAGGAGGTGAGGCAGGAGGGGAAGGGGCTGGGGAGAGGCCTCGGCGAAGTAGGGAGCGCCATGCCAGCAGCGATTCTGACGATGAGAGATCCCACCGTcgcaagaggaagaggaagaaagatagGGAGcgagaaagggagaagaggaggtcCAAGAAGAAACGCAAATCCAAACACAAA CGTCATGCATCCTCTGATGATGACCACACGGACTTCAGTGATGACTCTGACTACAGTCCCAGTGAGAAGAGGAAGTATAGAGAGTACAGTCCCCAGTACCCCCCTTCT TCTCATGGAGGCTACGGCGGCCCAAAGAAGGGCGGCTACATGAAGATGGACAAGCAGAGCTATGGAGGGTATGATGACTATGAGGATGACAACTATGAGGGGGAGGAAGACGAGGACATGGTGGATGAAGACTATGACGACTTCACCAAGGAGCTCAACCAGTACCGCAAGGCcaaggagggaggaggtggcCGTGGTGGACGAG GGGGCAAAGGTCGTATGAAAAACCAGAGAGGCCGTGGAGGAATGAGGGGAGGCAGGAGGggtagaggaggaggcagaggaagaggaggacgaggtgGCGGAGGAAAGATGGGAGGAGACGACGATGGAGATGGCTATGGAGACGACTTGGAG TATGGAGATGATGACTATGACAACATGGGGGATGACGACTACGATGACTACTCAAAAGAACTCAATCAGTACAAGAAGTCcaaagacagaggcagag GAGGTAAAGGAGGCCGCGGGCGAGGAAGAGGTAAAGGAGGGCGGGGCATGATCAGAGGAGGGAAGGGTcgaaacagagggagaggaagaggcgaCATGGGGAATGATGATGACAACAACGGGGACATGGACAACGGG gATGGAGGTGGGCTTGATGGTCCAGGAGTAGGGAGGAGGaatcagaatgaaaaacacCAGGATAAGAAAGGAAAGGCCATCTGCAAGTACTACATTGAGGGGAGATGCACCTGG GGGGACCACTGCAACTTCAGCCATGACATTGAGCTGCCTAAGAAGAAAGAGCTGTGCAAGTTCTACATAACTGGATTTTGTGCCCGAGCTGACCACTGTCCCTACATGCATG GTGAATTCCCCTGTAAGCTGTTCCACACCACAGGTAACTGTGTCAATGGTGACGAGTGTATGTTCTCACACGAAGCCCTCAATGACGACACTCAGGAGCTGCTCAACAAG ATGCTGGCAGAGGATGCAGAGGCTGGAGCTGAGGATGAGAAGGAAGTGGAGGAACTTAAGAAGCAGGGGATCAACCCTCTCCCCAAACCTCCTCCTGGAGTTGGCCTACTCCCCACTCCTCCTCGGCCTGTTCCTGTAGACGCCAACACAGGGGCTGGGGATTTTTGTCCACCTGTGCCTGTTGACTTTGGAGGTCTTCCTGGACCTAACCAGGGGCCTGTTGCCAGCAAAGGACCGCCGGGACCAGGGCCTGTTCCTGGACCTAATCAGTGTGCTGGCCCCCCTGTCCATGGCCCTGATGGAAGTCCATTCCAAGGCGGGCCCCCAAATCCGAGTGGCCCTCCTCCCCACATGGGCCCCCCACCTCCTTGTTCTGGAGGGGGAGGCGGCATGGGGAAGAAAATCCCCTCATTGTTCGAGATTAAAGTTCAGCCGACAGGACAGCTGGCTCAAAAACTGGCTGTCAG GAGCCAGACTCCCAGTGGCAACCAGGGTCAGGCTGCCGCGCCTGGGCCCCAAGGGGCACCTGGTGCCACCCCTACCCGCTTCCCTGCCCCTCCAGGCATGATGTCCCCTGACATGCAGAATATGGGCCCCAACCTTGGGATGAACCAGGGGCCCCCCAACATGGTCCCCGGCGGACCGCCCATGATGGGAGGATTTGCATCTGGTGACTGCCCCCCACATGGAGGTCCTATGCCTCCAGCTCCTACTCAGGGTGGAGGCAACTTCTTCAATAACTTCTTCAATCAGCAGGAGGGTATGAAGATGGAGGGAGTGGTACAAGAAG GTGACAACTATCAGGGTTTTGCTGGCATGGACGAGAGAGGCGGAGCAGGGAAATTTGGTAATCAGTCAGGTGGTCAAGATGGCTCTGCTAATGGAGCATCAGCCAGTCAGGGAGGGATTTCTGTTCCTGACTTCCTCCCTCCAGCGCAACGTGTCCTGTTCATGAGGATCcaacagaagcagcaggaggaagaggaaagagctCGCAGGATGGCCGAGGGGGGATCAGAGAAGAGTAGAGACACTGAAG GTGATTCAGGGAACTGGTACTCCAGTGAGGATGAGGATGGCGGTGGTAGTGTGACCTCAATCTTGAAGACGCTCCGTCAGCAGACCCAGGCTCCTCAAAAATCTGATGGCCCCCCAAGCGACCCTCGCTTGCAGAAGGCCTCCCCGGCCAACCCTCCAGCTCGCCCCGCAGACCCCCGCTTGGCTCGAGACCCACGCCTGGCACGTGCTGTAGAGTCGGCCCAAATGTCCGACCCCACCCACTCCATGCCCACTCCATCTTCCTCTGGACCCCCTGCAGACCCCAGGTTAGCCCGactagctgctgctgcttcagttgGAGCCACCTCCCACTCGCCTCCTGCTACTAAAGCGGAACCTCCTCTGGTCTACAAGCCCCCTCCACTTACGACCCCAACGGTGGATGAAGAGGAGACGGAACGGGTTCTGCGGGACAAGCCAGTACCAATTCCTCTGGACCCGCTCATGGGCATGGCTCTGAGAGACCCACGCTCgcagctgcagcagttcagCCACATCAAGAAGGATATTGTCCTCCACATGCCGGCCTTTGCCAAAACCATCACCTGGTCACCTGAAGATCTACTTCCACTCCCTATCCCCAAGCAGGACCTCCTTCCACTCCCACCAGGCATCCCTCCTGTGTCCTCTCTAGACCCACGTCTGTCCCGTGCTCAACAGCAGCCCCACACATCGCTCCCTCTCTCACAGCCTCCTCCCGTACAGTCTCCTCCCTCCTTGGACCCGCcggctccctcctcctccacctcctccctcccagACTTTGAGCTGCTGTCTCgtattttgaaaactgtcaacTCCAGCCCGTCCCAgaccccctcccctcctctcttacCCACCCCTGCTGCCCCTATGTCATTGCTGGGTCCACCTCCCGCCGTGCCTCCTGTACCTGCAGAAAAGCCTGCTGACCCCCGTGTTGCCCGTAAAGGCCCAACAGACCCCCGTCTCCAGCCACAGAAGTCAGCACTGAAGCAGCCATCAGAACCCGCACCTCCTCCTGTCACCTCTGTATCTCCAGCAACAACATCTAGC CCCCCTACCATTGCTCCCTACGACCCCAGGCTGCTCTCCTCAGGTGGGGCAGGGCGCGGTGTGGGGGCTGGGGCACCAGGGGGAGCCAGTGTCCTTAGCAGCATTAGTCTATATGACCCTCGGACTAACAAACCAGGCAGCCCTGGTACCAGCAGTGGCTCTAACAACTCCCCCAACTCAGTCAGCACAGAGTCCAAACCTAGTGAACCCACGACAGGTAAACCCAAGTCCAAGGAGCCCCTGTTTGTTCGGAAGTCTGCGTTGGACCAGCCAGAGCCAGAGAAAAGTGGAGAACAAGGGACCGATCGATACAACAGCTATAACAGGCCCCGGCCCAAGCCTGCACCCTCGCCTAACTCCACTGCACAGGGAGGCCCCATTGCAGCTGgggcagctgcagctggaggtCAAGGTGctcctggagctgctgcagacCAGGGGCCTGCAGGCGTCCACAACCTACCAGTGTCCTCTTTATTTGGTGTGGTGAAGCAGGCGACCAAGCCTGGTGGGACAAGTAGCCCCTTTGGAGGAAACAGCCCTGCGCAGCCTGACCAGGCAGCCACAGAGCAGGACAACGCCTCACTGAAGGACGTTTTCAAAGGCTTTGACCCCACAGCCTCGCCCTTCTGCCAGTGA
- the zgc:154093 gene encoding cdc42 effector protein 3, with translation MPAKTPIYLKTTTPKKGKKLKLRDVLSGDMISPPLGDVRHSAHVGPEGEGDMFGDVGFLQGKMDMLPSLSRTPNGHTRSLSEERHLDEGFTARQDAHNYAYNGFHYQHSNTGLLKNTISMPVFIAHEQAPPKPPRLHLDDPSPPSLPPQQNHFHPHQQPTETSHKQANGHGHADDHSQRHPTLSLCENGVVGRLASEPCRDISLSPAVRRLVPSSGSFSEVSSEDSMSETCGPLDVRRGLSLDSDAGLSNEDLRSERSESPCAAFHPIGLTASPGVSRSDSMMGLNLDLGPSILEDVLSIMDRYKTVDDRCEL, from the coding sequence ATGCCGGCAAAGACGCCAATATACTTAAAAACTACAACTCCCAAGAAGGGAAAGAAGCTGAAGCTTCGCGACGTCCTCTCGGGTGACATGATCAGCCCCCCGCTGGGCGACGTACGTCACAGTGCCCACGTGGGTCCCGAAGGGGAGGGCGACATGTTTGGAGACGTGGGTTTCCTCCAGGGTAAGATGGACATGCTGCCGTCGCTGAGTCGGACGCCAAACGGTCACACGCGCTCACTCAGCGAGGAGAGACACCTGGACGAGGGCTTCACTGCAAGACAGGACGCACACAACTACGCCTACAACGGTTTCCATTATCAGCACTCCAACACCGGCCTGCTGAAGAACACCATCTCCATGCCTGTGTTCATCGCCCACGAACAGGCTCCCCCCAAACCTCCACGCCTCCACCTGGACgacccctcccctccctctctgccccctcAGCAGAACCACTTCCACCCCCACCAGCAGCCTACAGAGACAAGCCACAAACAGGCCAACGGCCACGGCCACGCAGACGACCACAGCCAGCGGCACCCGACCCTGTCGCTCTGTGAGAACGGTGTGGTGGGCCGCTTGGCGTCGGAGCCCTGCCGTGacatctccctctcccctgcCGTCCGCAGACTTGTCCCGTCCTCGGGCTCCTTCTCAGAGGTCTCCTCTGAGGACTCCATGTCAGAAACCTGCGGGCCCCTGGACGTTCGCCGGGGCCTCAGTCTTGACTCTGACGCCGGCCTTAGCAACGAGGATCTGAGGAGCGAACGCAGCGAGTCTCCCTGCGCTGCCTTTCATCCGATCGGTCTCACAGCCTCACCCGGTGTGTCACGGTCAGACTCTATGATGGGGTTAAACCTGGATCTGGGTCCATCCATCCTGGAGGATGTCCTGAGTATCATGGACCGCTACAAGACTGTGGACGACCGCTGTGAGCTGTGA